A region of the Muricauda sp. MAR_2010_75 genome:
AGAGGCCAGTGTACCGTTCAACCTATTTAGAGGATCACAAGAAGATGGTATGCGTCCCGAACAGGTTGATTACTTGGTGGACCAAGATGGTGAAATCGATTTTCCCGTAATAGGAAAAATAAAGATTGCAGGTCTTTCTCCTGAGGAGGTTAGAGTGCTTTTGCGAGAGAAATTGAGCGATTATCTAAAGGATCCCATCATTAATATTAGATTGAGAAACTTTACCGTAACGGTATTGGGAGATGTAAATAACCCTGGCACTTACCGTGTTGAAGGAGAGCGAATCACACTTTTGGAGGCTATTGGACTTGCAGGGGATCTGACCATAAAGGGTAGACGTGACAACGTAATGGTCATCCGAGATTTTGATGGCACCAAAGTCTACACCAAGGTTGATTTGACCGATAAGGAAGTTCTGAACTCCCCGGTATATTATTTAACACAGAACGATGTAGTATATATAGAGCCCAACAAGTCTGCGGTAACCGCCTCGAGTCTTGATAATAGGGCTGGGTTGTACGTATCAATAATATCAACCCTAATTACATCAGCAATTATTCTTATAACTAGAAACTAGTTTATAATCCTATTTATCCCATTTGGCAATGAGTCAAAACAATAGTAGTGACTTCAATTTTAGCGATGAAATAAGAAAGTACTCCAAAAACTGGAAGTGGTTTGTTCTGTCTTTTATCATTGGAGTTATTGTTGCCCATCTTTTTGTTCGATATTCTACACCTAAATATCTGGCAAAGGGAAAAATTCAAATTATTCAAGAAAAATCGGCAAGTCCAGGGGCGAACCTTTTGCAGGATATTGACGTTTTTTCCGATATGGAGAATAATGTTGAGGATGAGGTTGAAATAATCACATCCCGATCTAATTTGATTGAAGTGGCCAAGAAATTGGGCCTCAACACCAAAGTATATTCACTGGGCAACATCCGAAATACGGAACTTTACAATAATTCACCGATAACCCTCAACATCATTGCGCCGGATTCTACCATTTATAAGGCGGATTTTGAGTTTTACTTGGAATTAAATTCTTCCACAACAAGTTTTGGCTATTCGGTTGAAGAAGATGAGGCTCCCAAGAATTATGCTTTTGGTAAG
Encoded here:
- a CDS encoding polysaccharide biosynthesis/export family protein, translating into MGIIKKEGLHLVLLATIALLVTSCASRKDVVYFQNSNNFETLVDKNTFSPKFKVDDLVGIHISTLNPEASVPFNLFRGSQEDGMRPEQVDYLVDQDGEIDFPVIGKIKIAGLSPEEVRVLLREKLSDYLKDPIINIRLRNFTVTVLGDVNNPGTYRVEGERITLLEAIGLAGDLTIKGRRDNVMVIRDFDGTKVYTKVDLTDKEVLNSPVYYLTQNDVVYIEPNKSAVTASSLDNRAGLYVSIISTLITSAIILITRN